In the Endozoicomonas sp. SCSIO W0465 genome, ACCGCCATCGGCAATAGCTCCAATAGCAGCACCCGCCAGAACCCCACCCAGGCCATACTTGGTTGACTTGCTGGCCTGTTGTTCACCGGTGTATGGGTTGGTTGTCTGACAGCCGGTCAGCAAAGATCCTGTCAACGTTACCATCAAGAGAGCTGCGACGGTAAATAATTTTTTCAGAGACATAACGTTTTTCCTTAGTAAATCAGCGCAACGCGACTTAGCCGCGAATAATACTATTTTCCCGAATTTCTTCACCTATTGTGGTATCAGGACCATGTCCGGCGACCACCACCGCTTCTTCATCCAGCGTATAGAGCCTTTGTTTGATCGAACGTTCAATCGCTTTGTAATCACCGCCCCACAGGTCAGTTCGTCCAATAGACCTGCGAAACAGTGTATCCCCGGCAATAAGCAGCTTGGGCTTGTCAAACCAGAAGCACATGGAACCCGGCGTATGCCCGGGGGTGTGCATAGCGACCCCTTCACAGCATGGCAGCTCTTCGTCGTCTTTTAACCAGTGATCCGGATCCGGAACCGGGCGATAAGGGACACCGAACATACGGCATTGCATTTCAAGGTTATCCCAGAGGAACTTATCTTCCTCATGAAGGAAGATTGGAGCACCTGTCTGTTTTTTGATATCGCCACTGGCAAGGAAATGGTCCAGGTGCGCATGGGTGTGGATAAGGGCGACAACCTGTAAATCCAGCTCCCTAAGCTTTGCCATAATAATGTCAGGATCACCACCGGGATCCACGACAAATGCCTTACGGGTTACCGGATCACCAATAATTGTACAGTTGCATTGCAGTGGCCCGACGGGGAAAGTCTGCCGAATAAAGGCTGTTTGGTTTGTCATTTGACCTTCACAGTAGTTTTCTATATTCGGCCGAGATTCTAATCTTATTTTTGTATCGGGTCTTTCCTTTTGCTGGCGGTTTTGTGCAGAAAAACCATGGTTAGATCTTGTCGACGATCACAGGGCGCTTTTCTGATGTAGCCGTTAGCGAACTTTTTCTGCATCAGAGGCTCAGTGGTGTTAACCGGACCCGCCGGATCCACCCGCAGAAATGCTTTCTGCCCGGGATATGGGAAGTGCCATTCATGAATGTACTCATCAGCATCATCGGTATCTTCTGTGGCAAAGTCCTCAATCAGGGGCCACCGATGGCAGCGCCATTCTTTTTTTGTCGGCTTGGGCCCTGGTTCAGATAAAGATAGTGAAAAGCGGGTTCGTCTCAGCACTTTAC is a window encoding:
- a CDS encoding MBL fold metallo-hydrolase, which translates into the protein MTNQTAFIRQTFPVGPLQCNCTIIGDPVTRKAFVVDPGGDPDIIMAKLRELDLQVVALIHTHAHLDHFLASGDIKKQTGAPIFLHEEDKFLWDNLEMQCRMFGVPYRPVPDPDHWLKDDEELPCCEGVAMHTPGHTPGSMCFWFDKPKLLIAGDTLFRRSIGRTDLWGGDYKAIERSIKQRLYTLDEEAVVVAGHGPDTTIGEEIRENSIIRG